Proteins encoded within one genomic window of Pseudomonadota bacterium:
- a CDS encoding sugar phosphate nucleotidyltransferase, translating into MNDTAVLLLAGGVGSRLNILVSHRAKPAVPFGGIYRIIDFTLSNISNSRLADVAVLTQYKPLSLMGHIGNGSSWDLSGRSRSTKILPPKTGEKEWDWYRGTADAVRQNMDFFNSGNFNNVLVLSGDHIYHMDYRSLLQFHHDHRAKVTISMIEVPWEETNQFGTGLINEQHRIIEWEEKSPQAKSNLASMGIYVFDRDYLIELLEATKEVDFGYHIIPNALQEGNVFAYPFDGYWRDVGTVQAYWDANMDILDTSTGLSPEAWKIMSNLSTKGIFYDRPPIKVTKTGRTINSVISPGCIIYGKVENCILSPGVIVEQGASVKDSVVMHDTVIKEESHIERSIIDKKVLIGRKSQIGVGDSTVINRLFPDHINTGLTLIGKYSIIPENLTIGTNCVIYSMVDETDFCTLHVADGENLQKTETN; encoded by the coding sequence ATGAATGATACCGCTGTATTGCTTTTAGCCGGCGGAGTAGGAAGCAGATTGAATATCCTCGTAAGCCATCGGGCAAAGCCCGCTGTTCCCTTTGGCGGCATATACAGAATTATTGATTTCACACTCAGCAATATATCAAACTCACGCCTTGCAGATGTTGCGGTACTCACTCAGTACAAGCCTCTCTCGCTTATGGGCCATATTGGCAACGGTTCATCCTGGGATCTTTCAGGACGTTCCCGGAGTACAAAAATACTACCCCCAAAAACAGGGGAAAAGGAATGGGATTGGTATAGAGGCACAGCTGATGCAGTTCGTCAAAATATGGATTTTTTCAACTCAGGAAATTTCAATAATGTTCTCGTTCTCTCCGGGGATCATATATATCATATGGATTATCGGTCGCTGCTTCAATTTCATCACGATCACAGAGCAAAGGTTACTATAAGTATGATAGAGGTGCCCTGGGAAGAAACTAATCAATTCGGTACAGGCTTAATAAACGAACAGCATCGCATAATAGAGTGGGAAGAGAAATCCCCACAGGCAAAATCAAACCTTGCCTCAATGGGAATATACGTCTTCGACAGGGATTATCTGATTGAGCTTCTCGAAGCAACAAAAGAAGTGGATTTCGGATACCATATCATCCCCAATGCATTGCAGGAAGGCAATGTTTTCGCATATCCCTTTGATGGCTATTGGCGTGATGTGGGAACTGTTCAGGCTTATTGGGATGCCAATATGGACATCCTTGACACTTCAACAGGGCTCTCTCCCGAAGCATGGAAAATTATGTCAAATTTGAGTACAAAAGGAATTTTTTACGACCGCCCCCCAATAAAAGTTACAAAAACAGGCCGCACAATAAACTCTGTAATATCACCTGGTTGCATAATTTACGGCAAAGTGGAAAACTGCATTCTCTCTCCGGGGGTAATTGTCGAGCAAGGTGCCTCAGTAAAAGATTCAGTTGTTATGCATGACACAGTCATTAAAGAAGAATCTCATATAGAACGGAGCATCATAGATAAAAAAGTGCTTATCGGGAGAAAATCTCAAATAGGTGTGGGTGATTCTACGGTTATCAATCGACTTTTTCCAGACCATATCAATACGGGGCTCACACTTATAGGAAAATATTCCATCATTCCAGAAAATCTAACAATCGGCACTAACTGCGTTATATATTCGATGGTTGATGAAACTGATTTTTGCACATTACACGTTGCAGACGGGGAAAATCTTCAAAAAACGGAAACCAATTAA
- a CDS encoding sugar phosphate nucleotidyltransferase: MDTIAMILAGARVDDLGVLTFFRPKSAMPYGGLYRIIDFPMSNLMYSGIEKVGILSQYKPLYLMEHMQNGEPWDMNGRDRFVTILPPFKGMGTSDWYKGTADAVYQNLDFLSIHKPGLIIVLSGDHIYKMDYRKIIGFHLEKGADLTIAFAKVPRKGAHRFGTAAIEEGDSRGGRVLQYTEKSDKIPFDWASLTIYVFTPYTLFEALKANASEDSHEFGKDIIPFLLANNYKVFGYKHHGYWGYTRTLDEYWQTSMDLLGDLPGINIASWHICTNLSNFHIRDRQPALIGPDAIVEDSMFYSGCRIKGKVIRSILFPGAKVDSNAVVEDSILFSNTVIKQNAKVIKTIIDEDVTVGTNAHIGENSSEELTVIGMGTRIARETRISSGVTIYPNLGPGKFTKSFYSTGEIIK; this comes from the coding sequence TTGGATACCATAGCAATGATACTGGCAGGCGCAAGAGTAGATGATCTGGGAGTACTCACCTTTTTCAGACCAAAATCTGCAATGCCTTACGGCGGACTTTATCGCATCATCGATTTTCCAATGAGCAATCTGATGTATTCAGGCATTGAGAAGGTAGGAATATTGTCTCAGTATAAACCTCTTTACCTGATGGAGCATATGCAAAATGGGGAACCATGGGATATGAACGGCCGAGACAGATTTGTAACCATTCTCCCGCCGTTTAAAGGCATGGGCACATCTGACTGGTACAAGGGCACTGCCGATGCAGTATACCAGAATCTTGATTTTCTAAGCATCCATAAGCCTGGTCTTATCATTGTACTATCAGGGGACCATATATACAAAATGGATTACAGAAAAATAATAGGATTTCATCTGGAGAAGGGTGCCGATCTTACCATAGCCTTTGCAAAAGTGCCAAGAAAAGGTGCTCATCGTTTTGGCACGGCTGCAATTGAAGAAGGAGATTCAAGGGGCGGGAGGGTTCTGCAGTATACGGAAAAAAGCGACAAAATACCCTTTGACTGGGCTTCATTAACTATCTATGTGTTTACCCCCTATACACTTTTTGAAGCTCTGAAAGCAAATGCATCTGAGGATTCACATGAATTCGGCAAGGATATTATTCCTTTTTTACTGGCTAATAATTATAAGGTGTTCGGATATAAACATCACGGCTATTGGGGATATACCCGCACACTCGATGAGTATTGGCAAACAAGCATGGATCTTCTGGGTGATCTCCCCGGGATTAATATTGCATCCTGGCATATATGTACAAACCTTTCCAATTTCCATATTCGTGATCGTCAGCCCGCCTTGATAGGCCCCGACGCAATAGTTGAGGACTCCATGTTTTATTCCGGATGTCGGATTAAAGGCAAGGTAATCCGTTCAATACTCTTCCCGGGCGCTAAAGTAGATAGTAATGCGGTAGTGGAAGACTCCATACTTTTTTCCAATACTGTCATCAAACAAAATGCAAAGGTAATAAAAACAATAATTGATGAGGATGTAACTGTCGGAACAAATGCACATATAGGAGAAAACTCCTCCGAGGAACTCACCGTAATAGGGATGGGAACGCGTATAGCAAGAGAAACAAGGATTTCATCGGGTGTAACAATATATCCGAATCTTGGACCTGGAAAATTTACAAAAAGTTTTTATTCCACAGGAGAAATTATTAAATGA
- a CDS encoding PAS domain S-box protein — protein MMKDLSSTDSTLIQEISVLKQRIKELEQSELEHKQAREALRESKERLAAIAEGSAIPQFAIDKDHNIILWNKALEIYSGIKANSILGRSDYWKAFYKESRPCLVDLVIKGSKEDEVSQWYGMFNKSRLIEGTYETTDYFPHMRGGVWLRFTAAVVRDSSGNIIAGIETLDDITSLMTVEASLRESEAKYRSIFENAVEGIFQSTPEGRFISVNPASARIHGYDSPEEMMNVSDIGAQIYVNPEKRKEYMHLLKDKEGIENFEAEMYKKNGDKIWTSMNVQAVRDDAGNIRYFEGTVEDITKRKQAEDQLRYERQKFAILTENAPLGMALIDKNGQFLYINPKYRAIFGYDLSDIPDGKTWFKKAYPDETYRHNVISVWLDDLNTAGYGEQRPRIFNTICKDGSTKVINFIPVLLENGDNIMVCEDITEQKRLEAQLMHAQKMEAIGTLAGGIAHDFNNLLMGIQGYASLMMLDISPDHPHYEKLKRIEEQIKNASNLTGQLLGFARGGKYVVKPVSMNELIEKTSTMFGRTKKEITIHCKYEKDIWVIEADQGQIEQVLLNLYLNAWQAMPEGGDLSIETRNIVVGENHAKPYWMAPGRYVQTSISDTGIGMDKKMKERIFEPFFTTKELGRGTGLGLAMVYGIIKNHNGFIDVTSKPGRGTTFALYFPASDKDVVKEKSAAPEIMRGTETILIVDDEPDVLVVSKEFLESLGYSVYAVKNGEEAIRLYKEKKDKIDLVVLDMIMPGLSGNETFDRIREVNPQTKIILSSGYSLNSQAQQIMDKGCHGFIQKPFDMTQISRLVRGILDS, from the coding sequence ATGATGAAAGATCTATCAAGCACAGATTCAACATTGATCCAAGAGATATCAGTCTTAAAACAGAGAATCAAAGAGCTTGAACAATCAGAATTAGAGCATAAACAGGCGCGAGAGGCGCTGCGAGAGAGCAAGGAGAGATTGGCAGCGATTGCAGAAGGGTCTGCAATTCCCCAATTTGCCATAGATAAAGATCATAACATCATTCTTTGGAATAAAGCCCTTGAGATATATAGCGGTATTAAGGCAAATAGCATTTTGGGCCGCTCCGATTACTGGAAAGCCTTTTACAAGGAATCAAGGCCCTGTCTCGTAGACCTGGTCATCAAGGGCTCTAAAGAAGATGAGGTTTCCCAATGGTACGGCATGTTCAATAAATCAAGACTCATTGAGGGAACATATGAGACAACAGATTACTTCCCGCACATGAGGGGAGGGGTATGGCTTCGCTTTACCGCAGCAGTTGTGAGAGATTCATCAGGAAATATTATAGCCGGCATTGAGACCCTCGATGATATAACGAGCCTGATGACTGTAGAGGCATCGCTTCGTGAAAGCGAAGCAAAATACCGTTCCATCTTCGAAAACGCCGTTGAAGGCATCTTCCAGAGCACACCTGAAGGACGTTTTATAAGCGTAAATCCTGCATCGGCCCGTATCCACGGATATGACTCTCCCGAAGAGATGATGAACGTCTCCGATATCGGAGCTCAAATATACGTCAACCCTGAAAAAAGAAAAGAGTATATGCATCTTCTCAAAGACAAAGAAGGGATTGAGAATTTTGAAGCCGAGATGTACAAGAAGAACGGGGATAAAATCTGGACGTCCATGAATGTCCAGGCAGTCCGTGATGATGCCGGGAACATCCGTTACTTTGAAGGCACCGTAGAGGATATAACTAAACGTAAACAGGCAGAAGACCAACTAAGATATGAGAGACAGAAGTTCGCCATCCTTACTGAAAATGCACCTCTCGGGATGGCTTTAATCGATAAAAATGGACAATTTCTTTATATCAACCCAAAATACCGGGCCATATTCGGCTACGACCTTAGTGACATACCTGACGGGAAAACATGGTTCAAAAAGGCATATCCTGATGAAACATACCGGCACAACGTCATATCGGTATGGTTAGATGATCTGAATACTGCCGGTTATGGAGAGCAGCGGCCAAGGATCTTCAACACAATATGCAAAGACGGATCAACGAAGGTAATCAATTTTATCCCTGTGCTACTGGAGAACGGCGACAATATTATGGTGTGTGAGGATATCACCGAGCAGAAAAGGCTGGAAGCACAACTCATGCACGCCCAGAAGATGGAGGCTATCGGTACCCTTGCAGGAGGTATTGCCCACGACTTCAACAACCTCCTTATGGGCATTCAGGGGTATGCTTCACTCATGATGTTGGACATTAGTCCGGATCATCCGCACTATGAGAAGCTAAAACGTATTGAAGAGCAGATAAAAAACGCATCAAACCTCACCGGCCAGCTTCTTGGTTTTGCAAGGGGCGGGAAATATGTGGTCAAACCAGTCAGCATGAATGAACTGATTGAAAAGACCTCCACCATGTTCGGCAGAACTAAAAAAGAGATTACCATACACTGTAAATACGAAAAGGACATATGGGTTATAGAGGCAGACCAGGGCCAAATTGAACAGGTACTCCTCAATCTTTACCTCAACGCCTGGCAGGCTATGCCGGAAGGAGGAGACCTCTCCATTGAAACCAGGAATATTGTTGTTGGTGAGAATCATGCAAAACCATATTGGATGGCACCCGGAAGGTATGTGCAGACATCTATCAGCGATACCGGTATAGGCATGGACAAAAAGATGAAAGAGAGAATCTTTGAACCCTTCTTTACCACAAAAGAGCTCGGCAGGGGTACCGGTTTGGGACTTGCAATGGTTTATGGCATTATAAAGAATCATAACGGTTTCATTGACGTCACCAGCAAACCCGGCAGGGGAACTACATTTGCACTCTACTTCCCTGCATCAGATAAGGATGTTGTAAAAGAGAAATCTGCAGCCCCGGAAATTATGAGAGGCACAGAGACAATCCTTATAGTCGATGATGAGCCCGATGTCCTTGTGGTGAGCAAAGAATTCCTTGAGTCCCTTGGGTACAGTGTATATGCAGTGAAAAACGGAGAGGAAGCAATCAGGCTCTATAAAGAAAAGAAAGACAAAATTGATCTTGTTGTCCTCGATATGATCATGCCGGGGCTCTCAGGAAATGAAACCTTTGACCGTATCAGGGAAGTGAACCCCCAGACAAAGATAATCCTCAGCAGCGGCTACAGTTTGAACAGTCAGGCACAGCAGATTATGGATAAAGGATGTCACGGGTTTATCCAGAAGCCATTCGACATGACTCAAATTTCCAGGCTGGTCCGGGGAATATTGGATTCATAA
- the aspS gene encoding aspartate--tRNA ligase — MRDTLCGLVKKEDIGKTLCLTGWVYRRRDHGGLIFVDLRDVTGAVQVVFSPDISADAHQRVGNIKQEYVISVKGRVAARPKETENPNIPTGTIEVLADTFEILNTCKPLPFQLDDEETSESLRLKYRYLDMRRPEIQKIFIDRSRAYKVTRDYFVLNGFHEFETPFFTKSTPEGARDFIVPSRLNQGMFYALPQSPQLYKQILMIAGFDRYFQIARCFRDEDLRADRQPEFTQIDVEMSFVDVDDVIKMGEGLISDLYEALRGESIETPFMRMKYDEAMNLYGSDKPDLRFELTMVNLTDIFENTEFGVFKKTIENNGEIKALVLKSKTLSRKDLDTAVDVAKELGAGGLIWIRKENNALQSPTVKYLSEIEKTAMIERLGAENGDVVFIMSDKRDKVNELMGRFRLYLGEKYGLIRKDEFKFLWVVDFPLLEYSEEEKRYVARHHPFTSPQGKIKDFEGNYDSIKAKAYDLVLNGVELGGGSIRIFRTDEQMEMFKLLGINEDEASEKFGFLLEALEMGAPPHGGIAFGFDRIIMMFLKLDSIREVIPFPKTQKGTCPLTGAPSRVGQRQLSELKIKVTA, encoded by the coding sequence GTGAGAGATACTTTATGTGGTTTAGTAAAAAAGGAAGATATTGGAAAAACACTCTGCCTGACTGGATGGGTATATAGAAGGAGAGACCACGGTGGTCTTATTTTCGTTGATTTGAGGGATGTAACCGGAGCTGTGCAGGTTGTCTTTTCGCCAGATATTTCTGCTGATGCCCACCAGAGGGTGGGGAATATTAAGCAGGAATATGTTATCAGCGTTAAAGGTAGGGTTGCAGCAAGGCCTAAGGAGACTGAGAACCCGAATATTCCCACCGGAACTATCGAAGTTCTGGCAGATACTTTTGAGATATTAAATACCTGCAAGCCGTTGCCCTTTCAGCTTGATGATGAAGAAACAAGCGAATCCCTTAGGCTAAAGTACCGGTATCTGGATATGAGACGGCCTGAGATCCAGAAGATATTTATCGACAGGAGTCGTGCATATAAAGTTACAAGAGATTATTTTGTATTGAATGGCTTTCATGAGTTCGAGACGCCATTTTTTACAAAGAGCACGCCTGAGGGCGCCAGGGATTTTATTGTGCCGAGCCGCCTGAACCAGGGTATGTTCTATGCTTTACCCCAGTCTCCTCAGCTTTACAAGCAGATATTGATGATAGCCGGATTTGACAGGTATTTCCAGATAGCAAGATGTTTCAGGGATGAGGATCTGCGGGCAGACAGACAGCCTGAGTTTACCCAGATTGATGTTGAAATGAGCTTTGTAGATGTAGATGACGTGATCAAAATGGGGGAGGGGCTGATTAGCGACCTTTATGAAGCCTTGAGGGGCGAGTCGATAGAAACCCCGTTTATGAGGATGAAATATGACGAAGCTATGAATCTCTATGGATCAGATAAGCCTGATTTACGGTTTGAACTAACCATGGTAAATTTGACCGATATTTTTGAAAATACCGAATTCGGAGTTTTTAAGAAGACCATAGAAAATAATGGTGAAATTAAAGCTCTTGTGCTTAAAAGCAAGACACTTTCAAGAAAAGATCTCGATACCGCTGTTGATGTTGCAAAAGAGTTAGGGGCAGGCGGTCTTATCTGGATTCGCAAGGAAAATAATGCATTACAGTCACCGACAGTCAAATATCTGAGTGAGATCGAAAAAACAGCCATGATTGAAAGGCTGGGCGCTGAGAATGGTGATGTTGTTTTCATTATGAGTGATAAGCGAGATAAAGTGAATGAGCTTATGGGTAGGTTCAGGCTCTATCTTGGCGAGAAATATGGATTAATACGCAAGGATGAATTCAAGTTTTTGTGGGTGGTAGACTTCCCGCTTCTTGAGTATAGCGAAGAAGAGAAGAGGTATGTAGCACGACATCATCCCTTTACATCTCCACAAGGGAAGATAAAAGACTTTGAAGGTAACTACGATTCCATTAAAGCAAAGGCATATGACCTTGTTCTAAATGGTGTAGAACTTGGCGGAGGTAGTATAAGGATTTTCAGGACAGATGAACAGATGGAAATGTTTAAGCTCCTCGGCATTAATGAAGATGAAGCATCTGAGAAATTTGGATTTTTGCTTGAAGCTCTTGAGATGGGTGCACCCCCGCACGGCGGCATAGCTTTTGGTTTTGACAGGATAATTATGATGTTTTTAAAACTTGACAGCATAAGAGAGGTTATACCTTTCCCGAAAACCCAGAAGGGAACATGCCCGCTTACAGGTGCCCCATCAAGGGTTGGGCAAAGACAATTAAGCGAACTGAAGATAAAGGTAACGGCATAA
- a CDS encoding lipopolysaccharide assembly protein LapA domain-containing protein: MMISIVVIIILLLVTIFSIQNAAPVAVSFIFWKFEASLAIIVFLSVLIGFIIGGIIAFSFQRSRYKLIHTNNKESGNIKKD, from the coding sequence ATGATGATATCGATAGTTGTTATAATAATTCTATTGCTGGTGACCATCTTTTCAATTCAAAATGCTGCACCTGTTGCAGTCTCCTTTATTTTCTGGAAATTTGAGGCATCTCTTGCAATAATAGTATTTCTTTCTGTGCTGATCGGTTTCATCATAGGTGGTATAATTGCATTCTCTTTCCAAAGATCAAGATATAAACTAATCCATACAAACAACAAAGAAAGTGGAAACATAAAAAAGGATTGA
- a CDS encoding histone-lysine N-methyltransferase, whose amino-acid sequence MKKKKGFIFKNIVGKTKYPLIDVEAPELFRDVFPYTEMCKVKFDHKIELIDPPDEIYITDTTFRDGQQSRPPFTAKQIEELFDLLHRLGGTNGVIRQCEFFLYSEKDKDAVVRCLDKGYRYPEITGWIRAVKEDLQLVKDLGLKETGILTSASDYHIFMKLKKTRSQVFKDYVKIVENTLENGIIPRCHFEDITRADIYGFCVPFAQALMSMSEEAKIPVKIRLCDTLGIGITYPGSALPRSMGKIIRAMIDDAGVPSEYLEWHGHNDFNKVIINSVSAWLYGCAYVNGTLLGIGERTGNAPIEGLIMEYTSLTGEENGVDTKVITEIKNYFEKELGYHIPRTQPLVGLDFNATSAGVHIDGILKNEEIYTSFDTKKLLDRPITVNITDKSGLAGIAHWINSRFALVGKERVEKTHPGVAKVNKRIIKQYEEGRITAISDDEMEHAVRRYMPEIFVSEFELLKKKAHDMAADLMEKYIEDVAIKSMVPEQQEQALKNIVEEYPFIQFAYTVNSEGIKITRNITQAVDKAKYHRIGLHEDFSDRDWFINPMKTGKISVTDIYSSRITGALCVTVSGPIRDELGDIIGILGLDIKFEDLTKAGE is encoded by the coding sequence TTGAAAAAGAAGAAAGGCTTTATATTTAAAAACATCGTCGGAAAAACAAAATACCCTTTAATAGATGTTGAAGCTCCTGAGCTTTTCAGAGATGTCTTTCCTTATACAGAGATGTGCAAAGTAAAATTTGACCATAAGATTGAACTTATTGACCCTCCTGATGAAATATATATTACAGATACGACATTCAGGGACGGTCAGCAGTCCAGACCACCTTTTACAGCAAAGCAGATTGAAGAGCTTTTTGACTTATTGCACCGGCTTGGCGGTACAAATGGTGTAATAAGGCAATGCGAATTTTTCTTATACAGTGAAAAAGATAAAGATGCTGTTGTGAGATGTCTTGATAAGGGTTACCGCTATCCGGAAATCACCGGTTGGATAAGGGCTGTTAAGGAGGATTTGCAACTTGTAAAAGATCTTGGATTGAAAGAAACCGGTATACTTACCAGTGCCTCTGATTACCATATATTTATGAAATTAAAAAAGACGCGCTCACAGGTTTTTAAAGATTATGTAAAGATTGTTGAAAACACTCTCGAGAACGGTATAATCCCGAGATGCCATTTTGAGGATATTACCAGGGCTGACATATACGGTTTCTGCGTTCCCTTTGCCCAGGCACTTATGAGCATGTCGGAAGAGGCTAAAATACCGGTAAAAATAAGACTATGCGATACATTGGGGATTGGCATCACATACCCCGGGTCTGCGCTTCCGAGATCTATGGGAAAGATAATAAGGGCTATGATAGATGATGCAGGTGTCCCATCAGAGTATCTTGAGTGGCACGGTCATAATGATTTCAACAAAGTTATTATAAACAGTGTTAGCGCATGGCTTTATGGTTGTGCCTATGTAAACGGAACACTTCTCGGTATAGGAGAGAGGACAGGGAATGCGCCCATAGAAGGGCTTATAATGGAGTATACCTCTCTCACAGGCGAAGAGAATGGTGTGGATACAAAGGTAATTACAGAAATCAAGAACTATTTTGAAAAAGAGCTGGGTTACCATATACCACGAACTCAACCTTTAGTTGGACTTGATTTTAATGCTACATCAGCCGGTGTACATATAGACGGCATTTTAAAAAATGAAGAAATATATACATCTTTTGATACGAAAAAGCTTCTTGACAGACCAATAACCGTTAATATAACAGATAAGTCGGGTCTTGCCGGAATTGCGCACTGGATAAACTCGCGTTTTGCACTGGTCGGGAAAGAACGGGTAGAAAAAACACATCCTGGGGTGGCTAAAGTTAATAAACGGATAATCAAGCAGTATGAAGAGGGAAGGATAACCGCAATATCCGATGATGAAATGGAACATGCTGTGAGAAGGTATATGCCAGAGATATTTGTATCTGAATTCGAGCTGTTGAAGAAGAAAGCCCACGATATGGCGGCAGATTTGATGGAAAAATATATTGAAGATGTTGCTATTAAAAGTATGGTGCCGGAACAGCAGGAGCAGGCCTTAAAGAATATTGTTGAAGAATATCCTTTCATACAGTTTGCATATACTGTCAACAGTGAAGGCATTAAAATTACGAGAAATATCACACAGGCTGTTGATAAAGCCAAATATCACAGAATAGGTTTGCACGAGGATTTTTCAGACAGGGACTGGTTCATAAACCCTATGAAAACAGGAAAAATCAGTGTGACAGATATATATTCATCAAGGATTACCGGCGCACTTTGTGTTACCGTATCAGGGCCGATCAGAGATGAATTAGGAGATATAATCGGCATTTTGGGTCTTGATATCAAGTTTGAAGATTTGACTAAAGCCGGGGAGTAA
- a CDS encoding PilZ domain-containing protein — MVEERRKEVRKIVDSLNLPFIGSKDEDHLCFEYLLIDLSKNGLKIAIPRWVVNREQIKKGDIINFHLPYEIDKTFYDQGKVVWIEWDENMEIQSCGISVESIKSISYPYALPVTQKGNTLINLIKDMVLLKKGVYVYLCHLIPYFSKITEYSPQEYPQLKAFFLDNVRNKVSKHHVELENTLIKIENYMTSESDIPKFIDLARLRSIVESEIYVEIFRINFSDERIIPYLNAIKKLEERLYFNYNIIVMLYVNSL; from the coding sequence ATGGTAGAAGAACGACGCAAAGAAGTACGTAAAATAGTTGATTCTTTAAACCTTCCGTTTATAGGTTCAAAAGATGAGGACCATCTCTGTTTTGAATATCTCCTTATCGATCTTAGCAAAAACGGCTTAAAAATAGCAATTCCCAGGTGGGTTGTAAATCGTGAACAGATTAAAAAAGGTGATATTATAAATTTTCATCTCCCTTATGAAATAGATAAAACATTCTACGATCAGGGAAAGGTGGTATGGATAGAATGGGACGAAAACATGGAAATACAGTCATGCGGTATATCTGTTGAAAGCATTAAGTCCATTTCATATCCCTATGCATTGCCTGTAACTCAGAAAGGAAATACACTTATCAATCTTATAAAGGACATGGTATTATTAAAAAAAGGGGTTTATGTCTATCTATGTCATCTAATTCCTTATTTTTCAAAGATTACTGAATATTCACCACAGGAGTATCCCCAACTTAAAGCTTTTTTTCTTGATAACGTGAGAAACAAAGTAAGTAAGCATCATGTAGAACTTGAAAACACATTGATTAAGATTGAAAATTATATGACATCGGAATCAGATATACCAAAATTCATAGATCTTGCAAGGCTCAGATCGATAGTTGAGTCCGAGATATACGTGGAAATTTTTAGAATAAACTTTTCCGATGAACGTATTATCCCCTATCTAAATGCTATAAAAAAGCTGGAAGAAAGATTGTATTTCAATTACAATATTATAGTCATGTTGTACGTAAATTCACTTTAA